The Caldicoprobacter guelmensis genome includes a region encoding these proteins:
- a CDS encoding tryptophan transporter, which yields MKNLRDFVLAGLLLAIGVVLHYITPSTGTPVKPDFLLAMLFLCLLCFEDSKVRFVAGVAAGVLSGLTTSVPGGFLPNLIDKIITTAILMAMIYSLKRWINMYILSVVVPIVGTMISGLIFLGVAVALRVLTAEMFVGAFVTAVLPATVGNVLLVALVFGALKQTGRLYQRATRKVSS from the coding sequence TTGAAGAATTTAAGAGATTTTGTTTTGGCCGGGTTGTTGCTTGCGATCGGAGTGGTACTGCATTATATTACGCCTTCCACGGGTACGCCCGTAAAGCCAGACTTTCTGCTGGCTATGCTGTTTTTATGCCTGCTGTGTTTTGAGGACTCCAAGGTGAGATTTGTAGCCGGTGTGGCAGCGGGCGTGTTGTCAGGCCTTACCACCAGCGTGCCGGGAGGTTTTTTGCCCAACCTCATAGATAAAATAATTACAACAGCTATTTTGATGGCTATGATATATTCCTTGAAGAGATGGATCAACATGTATATTCTTTCTGTTGTGGTGCCGATTGTTGGGACTATGATAAGCGGGTTGATATTCTTGGGAGTAGCTGTCGCGTTAAGAGTTCTTACGGCAGAGATGTTTGTGGGCGCTTTTGTAACCGCTGTACTTCCCGCTACTGTGGGTAATGTGTTGTTGGTGGCGTTAGTGTTTGGAGCCTTAAAGCAGACCGGCAGGCTTTATCAAAGGGCTACGCGGAAGGTGTCTTCTTAA
- a CDS encoding peptidoglycan-binding protein: MQLILSPRGICKFVTVVALMFSLLFPTGRALAAYPVLSVGSRGEAVVRLQQELKRQGYYTYWQVTGYYGPITRDAVMRFQKANGLVVDGVAGPATQSVLYGNGYRTLKFGMRGLDVSRLQSALKQQGYFYANVTGYYGKVTENAVIAFQKAKGLRIDGIAGPQTQRVLFAGQASSQQPVSRGDALSRKVADDLFWLARIIHAEAAGEPYIGKVAVGNVIMNRVKSPGFPNTVYGVIFEYYKGIPQFSPVQDGTIYNTPSGESYRAAQEAYYGLRPVGDALYFFNPAKASGSWIVRNRTYITTIGNHVFYR; this comes from the coding sequence ATGCAGCTTATTTTATCTCCAAGAGGTATTTGCAAATTCGTTACAGTTGTGGCCCTCATGTTTTCTTTATTGTTTCCTACTGGACGAGCATTGGCTGCTTACCCTGTGTTATCTGTGGGGAGCAGGGGTGAGGCGGTTGTGCGGCTACAACAAGAGCTCAAAAGGCAGGGGTACTATACTTATTGGCAGGTTACAGGTTATTATGGCCCTATCACTAGAGATGCTGTCATGAGGTTTCAAAAGGCAAATGGGCTTGTGGTGGACGGGGTTGCAGGTCCTGCTACTCAGTCGGTTCTTTACGGGAACGGGTACCGTACTTTAAAGTTTGGCATGAGGGGCCTGGACGTTTCACGGCTTCAAAGTGCGCTCAAACAGCAGGGGTATTTCTATGCTAATGTAACAGGATATTACGGGAAGGTCACCGAAAACGCCGTAATAGCCTTTCAAAAGGCCAAGGGTTTGAGGATTGACGGTATAGCAGGCCCCCAGACTCAAAGGGTGTTGTTTGCAGGCCAGGCATCGTCACAGCAGCCTGTCAGCCGTGGCGATGCTTTATCTCGAAAAGTGGCAGATGACTTGTTTTGGTTGGCCAGGATCATACATGCCGAGGCTGCCGGTGAGCCGTATATAGGCAAGGTGGCCGTTGGCAACGTCATAATGAATCGTGTAAAATCCCCTGGTTTTCCCAATACCGTATACGGGGTTATATTTGAATATTATAAGGGTATACCGCAGTTTAGCCCTGTGCAGGATGGTACAATATACAATACGCCCAGCGGCGAGAGCTATCGTGCTGCTCAGGAAGCCTATTACGGTTTAAGGCCTGTGGGGGATGCCTTGTATTTCTTCAACCCCGCCAAAGCAAGCGGCAGTTGGATTGTAAGAAATCGAACTTACATTACGACCATAGGGAACCATGTTTTTTATAGATAA